In Kaistella faecalis, a genomic segment contains:
- a CDS encoding DUF2147 domain-containing protein produces MLIKNLVLILYFCFLNLNAQSKADHVLGKWLATDHSVAVEVYKLKGEYKAKVIWFDESKGSGKPMHTRTDFENPDPSLRHRKILGMEVLDGLVYNPAKNEWEHGKIYDASSGRLWDSSAQITENGLLKVRGYWKFKWIGKSMTFKKTNYSTLTKL; encoded by the coding sequence ATGCTTATAAAAAATCTCGTTTTAATCCTTTATTTTTGTTTTCTGAATTTAAATGCCCAGTCTAAGGCAGATCACGTGCTTGGCAAATGGCTTGCAACCGATCACAGTGTTGCTGTAGAGGTATACAAACTGAAAGGTGAGTATAAGGCCAAAGTGATTTGGTTCGACGAGAGCAAAGGAAGCGGAAAACCGATGCATACCCGTACCGATTTCGAAAATCCTGATCCCAGTCTGCGGCACAGAAAGATATTAGGAATGGAGGTTTTGGATGGTCTTGTATATAATCCGGCAAAAAACGAATGGGAACATGGTAAAATCTATGATGCCAGTTCGGGCAGGTTATGGGATTCCTCTGCCCAGATCACGGAAAACGGCCTTCTGAAAGTACGCGGATACTGGAAATTTAAGTGGATTGGCAAAAGCATGACTTTTAAGAAAACTAATTACTCAACCTTAACTAAACTATAA
- a CDS encoding phage holin family protein, translated as MNLIIRLLVTAVVAFFLTKILSGVHFDGFSTAIVFAIVLGILNLIVSPILKILGLPLTIITLGLFSLVINALVILIADYFIDGMTIDGFWWAFIFSIALSLITSLLNGIFTSSE; from the coding sequence ATGAATTTAATCATCCGACTTCTTGTTACCGCAGTAGTGGCATTTTTTCTCACTAAAATTCTTTCAGGCGTACATTTCGATGGGTTTTCCACGGCAATTGTGTTTGCAATCGTTCTGGGGATTCTGAACCTGATTGTTTCGCCCATTCTGAAAATTCTCGGTCTGCCTCTTACCATTATTACTCTGGGGCTTTTTTCCCTGGTCATTAATGCTCTGGTTATTCTGATTGCAGATTATTTTATTGACGGGATGACGATTGATGGGTTCTGGTGGGCATTTATTTTCAGCATTGCGCTGTCACTTATTACTTCACTGTTGAACGGGATTTTTACTTCTTCAGAATAA